One Brassica napus cultivar Da-Ae chromosome C2, Da-Ae, whole genome shotgun sequence DNA window includes the following coding sequences:
- the LOC125582289 gene encoding uncharacterized protein LOC125582289: MVCMIRFAKIGFYRGDVQITNAFDSSMICFDPDLPECLALKNNMSNDEFALALTDTKNDKRPIKDQIDDWNDVGIKSISEIIMATQEEDCKIICSIESIDTDWSWFIFGHVNRNRCNKRCLRIKSKEGGNFPPNEKPLFWCTSCRVNTTTVTPQFKLHLIVKDDTSTCKLMLLDSVAKVVVGCDAKDIWDGSYEEIEDPDILPQAITDLVGKFICFGLTLGSENVKNGSDIFLVSQVWSGDNILQIESNSEPITHVSSASSIMSGGEKKSEANSSEGSSTPFSKRKEKDQVDQTSTSKKLCTKVVKMEKIKDDELNV; the protein is encoded by the exons ATGGTGTGCATGATCCGCTTTGCTAAAATTGGGTTTTACAGAG GAGATGTGCAGATAACCAATGCTTTTGATTCATCCATGATTTGTTTCGATCCTGACTTACCTGAATGTCTGgctttaaaaaataa TATGTCAAATGATGAGTTTGCTCTTGCTCTAACTGATACAAAGAATGATAAGCGTCCGATCAAGGATCAAATTGATGATTGGAATGATGTGGGTATTAAATCTATCTCTGAAATCATCATGGCAACTCAg GAGGAGGATTGCAAAATAATTTGCTCAATCGAATCTATTGATACGGATTGGAGCTGGTTTATTTTTGGTCATGTTAACCGGAACAGGTGTAACAAACGTTGCCTTCGAATCAAATCAAAGGAAGGTGGTAATTTTCCTCCAAATGAGAAACCATTATTCTGGTGCACATCATGTCGTGTTAATACCACCACCGTAACCCCACA ATTCAAATTGCATCTGATTGTCAAGGATGACACAAGTACTTGCAAACTGATGCTTCTTGATTCTGTTGCTAAAGTCGTTGTGGGCTGCGATGCTAAAGATATTTGGGATGGTTCCTATGAAGAG atTGAGGATCCAGATATTTTGCCTCAAGCTATAACAGATTTGGttggaaaatttatttgttttggtcTTACTCTTGGCtctgaaaatgttaaaaatggaTCAGACATCTTTCTGGTTTCACAAGTATGGTCTGGTGATAATATTCTCCAAATCGAGTCCAACTCTGAGCCTATTACTCATGTTAGCTCTGCTTCATCAATAATGTCCGGTGGAGag AAAAAAAGTGAAGCAAATTCATCAGAAGGTTCTTCAACCCCATTTTCAAAGCGTAAGGAAAAAGATCAAGTTGATCAGACTTCAACTTCCAAAAAACTTTGCACCAAGGTGGTGAAGATGGAGAAGATTAAAGACGACGAGCTGaatgtttag